One segment of Chloracidobacterium sp. DNA contains the following:
- the msrA gene encoding peptide-methionine (S)-S-oxide reductase MsrA encodes MTQAREVAVLAGGCFWCLEAVYLAMRGVEKVVSGYANGRTPNPTYQQVCSGQTGYAEAVEITFDPQTTSYRDLLDVFFVIHDPTTLNRQGADVGTQYRSGIYYLTPEQQATAEAVVAELTARKVFDAPIVTEIEPLRNFYPAEDYHQNYFARHPYQPYCMAVVAPKVAKFRQHFFDKVKS; translated from the coding sequence ATGACTCAAGCGCGCGAAGTCGCCGTTCTGGCCGGCGGCTGTTTCTGGTGTTTGGAAGCCGTGTACCTCGCCATGCGCGGCGTTGAAAAAGTGGTTTCCGGCTACGCCAACGGGCGGACGCCCAACCCAACCTATCAACAAGTGTGTTCTGGTCAAACCGGTTACGCGGAAGCCGTGGAAATCACTTTCGATCCGCAGACGACAAGCTACCGTGACCTGCTTGATGTCTTCTTCGTCATCCATGACCCGACGACGCTCAATCGGCAGGGGGCGGATGTCGGTACGCAGTATCGCTCCGGCATTTACTACCTAACGCCCGAACAGCAGGCGACGGCCGAAGCCGTCGTTGCGGAACTCACGGCTCGGAAGGTGTTTGACGCGCCCATCGTGACGGAGATTGAGCCGCTGCGGAACTTTTATCCGGCCGAGGACTATCATCAGAATTACTTTGCGCGCCATCCGTATCAACCCTACTGTATGGCGGTTGTCGCCCCCAAAGTCGCCAAGTTTCGCCAGCATTTCTTCGACAAGGTCAAGTCATAA
- a CDS encoding cation diffusion facilitator family transporter, whose amino-acid sequence MADANTHPTSASVAVRRVLWTLLSANLLVVIAKAVAGWQAGSLAVLSDAAHSLTDAANNLVGVWLMRAAAKPPDREHPYGHAKLEPIGAFVVSALMGIIAYEIGREAVRRLWSGTAAPADLTTLTFAVMLGTLVVNLLVVWYERRAGQRLGSPFLLADAQHTLSDVYVTLGVLAGLVGMRLGWVWLDPVIALVVVAAVGWGAYHVLVTAIDDLMDAAAVDGDDLIALARRHPDVADVRHVRSRGRGAYGFAELTLVFRHNDLRRAHATSDLLEEEIRQAYGIAHITIHLEPAETAASNALNAEEASV is encoded by the coding sequence ATGGCCGACGCAAACACTCACCCCACCTCAGCTTCGGTCGCCGTCCGGCGCGTCCTCTGGACGCTCCTGAGCGCCAACCTGCTAGTGGTTATCGCCAAAGCCGTCGCCGGTTGGCAGGCCGGGTCGCTGGCTGTCCTGAGTGACGCCGCCCACTCGCTGACCGACGCCGCTAACAACCTCGTCGGCGTCTGGCTCATGCGTGCCGCCGCCAAACCTCCCGACCGCGAACACCCCTACGGCCACGCCAAGCTGGAGCCGATTGGCGCATTCGTGGTGTCGGCGCTGATGGGCATTATCGCTTACGAAATTGGGCGGGAAGCCGTCCGGCGTCTGTGGTCGGGGACGGCCGCGCCGGCCGACCTGACCACCCTCACCTTCGCCGTCATGCTCGGTACGCTCGTCGTTAACCTGCTGGTCGTCTGGTATGAGCGCCGCGCCGGACAACGGCTCGGCAGCCCGTTTCTGCTGGCGGACGCCCAGCATACGCTCAGCGACGTGTACGTCACGCTGGGCGTTCTGGCCGGTCTTGTCGGGATGCGGCTCGGCTGGGTGTGGCTCGATCCCGTCATTGCGCTGGTTGTTGTTGCGGCGGTGGGCTGGGGCGCATACCACGTCCTGGTGACGGCGATTGACGACCTGATGGACGCCGCCGCCGTGGACGGCGACGACCTCATTGCGCTGGCGCGGCGACATCCCGATGTCGCAGATGTCCGCCACGTCCGGTCGCGGGGACGCGGCGCGTACGGTTTCGCCGAACTCACGCTGGTTTTTCGGCACAACGACTTGCGCCGCGCCCATGCGACCAGCGACCTTTTGGAGGAAGAGATTCGACAGGCGTACGGGATCGCCCACATCACCATCCACCTTGAACCGGCCGAAACCGCCGCCTCAAACGCTCTGAACGCAGAGGAAGCGTCCGTATGA
- a CDS encoding serine/threonine protein kinase, with protein sequence MTTIPDPFIGVTLDGKYRLDAKIGVGGFGAVYRATHLNLNRPVAVKVLHHNVHNTTPENLERFRQEGVSACSVSHPNAVAVLDFSITQDGYAYLVMELLDGRPLSDELQERFVLPLERCVEIIIPVCDVLTEAHASGIVHRDIKPDNIFLHRTRRGEIVKVLDFGIAKLARPPKGPGRPNLTATGILMGTPEYMSPERMRNKPYDGKADVYSLGIMMYQMLTGKLPFESPDNDFVAVMWMQVNDPPPPLRGYNSAIPVEIERVVMHALEKDPANRPTAEELARELLAAMGETTFGYSSGKFTLGGATSASPAVVSGLPALTAEGSGVPLLFDLSSTLEIVTTPLTEVAPIVHNGPVRLQEVAAVAPPPPRVAEKIGEIAVFAGHSYPNSIAFSRDGEFFHSARRDQTIGMFATEDGREITRFAAGRMFPVRCMALSPDNRTALFSGADDSLRLRDAQSGSELRRLFGHTLVTTVAFSPDGRQIVTGGQDKTVRLWETASGRELRRFTQHADEIACAAFAPDGQSVIVMTVAGDIHLWATETGRRLLYLPPDETTYDSLSVSISDDRQRLVGSELKQVKTAESEARRRIKRLDIGQIPYGSSQVVFTPDGRRVASVSLDSTIRLWEVADGKPLQVFIGHGNYVNSLAISSDGKRLLSGSDDWTVRLWDIESGHEIIRFTGHTDRVHHVALHPNGAYAFSCSADGTVRRWGLPPV encoded by the coding sequence TTGACGACGATCCCCGATCCTTTCATTGGTGTCACCCTCGACGGCAAGTATCGCCTCGACGCCAAAATCGGCGTCGGCGGCTTCGGCGCGGTGTACCGGGCGACGCACTTGAATCTCAATCGCCCGGTGGCGGTCAAGGTCTTGCACCATAACGTTCACAATACTACGCCTGAAAACCTTGAACGCTTTCGGCAGGAAGGCGTCTCCGCCTGTTCGGTCTCCCATCCGAACGCCGTCGCCGTTCTCGATTTCAGCATCACGCAGGACGGCTATGCCTACCTCGTGATGGAGTTGCTGGACGGCCGACCGCTGAGCGACGAGTTGCAGGAGCGCTTTGTTCTCCCCTTAGAACGCTGTGTGGAAATCATTATCCCGGTGTGCGACGTACTAACCGAAGCCCATGCTTCGGGCATCGTTCACCGCGACATCAAGCCGGACAACATCTTTCTGCACCGGACCCGGCGCGGCGAAATTGTCAAGGTGCTGGATTTCGGCATCGCCAAGCTGGCGCGTCCGCCCAAGGGACCGGGCCGACCCAACCTGACGGCGACCGGCATTTTGATGGGGACGCCGGAGTACATGTCGCCGGAACGCATGCGCAACAAGCCCTACGATGGCAAGGCGGATGTCTATAGTTTAGGCATCATGATGTACCAGATGCTCACCGGCAAACTGCCGTTTGAGTCGCCGGACAATGATTTTGTCGCCGTGATGTGGATGCAGGTCAACGATCCGCCGCCGCCGCTACGGGGCTACAATTCGGCGATCCCGGTGGAAATTGAGCGGGTCGTCATGCATGCGCTTGAGAAGGACCCTGCTAATCGCCCCACAGCGGAAGAACTTGCACGCGAATTGCTGGCGGCGATGGGCGAGACGACATTTGGTTACTCATCCGGCAAATTCACGCTTGGTGGTGCGACGTCGGCTTCACCGGCGGTTGTCTCCGGCCTGCCGGCGCTGACCGCCGAGGGATCGGGCGTGCCGCTGCTTTTCGATTTGAGTTCGACCCTCGAAATTGTGACAACTCCGCTGACCGAGGTGGCTCCGATTGTGCATAACGGCCCTGTCCGACTTCAGGAAGTGGCCGCCGTTGCGCCGCCTCCGCCGCGCGTCGCGGAGAAAATTGGTGAAATCGCTGTCTTTGCTGGTCACAGCTATCCCAACAGCATCGCCTTCTCACGGGACGGGGAGTTCTTTCACTCTGCGCGCCGTGATCAGACCATTGGTATGTTCGCCACGGAGGACGGACGGGAGATTACTCGTTTCGCCGCCGGGCGGATGTTTCCGGTGCGCTGCATGGCGCTGAGTCCTGACAACCGGACAGCCCTGTTTAGCGGTGCGGATGACAGCCTCCGGTTGCGCGACGCCCAGAGCGGCAGTGAGTTGCGCCGGTTGTTCGGGCATACGTTGGTGACGACAGTCGCCTTTTCGCCGGACGGCCGCCAAATCGTCACCGGCGGGCAGGATAAGACGGTTCGGTTGTGGGAGACAGCTTCCGGTCGTGAACTACGGCGTTTTACCCAACACGCTGACGAAATCGCTTGCGCCGCCTTTGCGCCGGACGGTCAATCGGTGATTGTCATGACCGTTGCGGGCGACATTCATCTGTGGGCGACAGAGACCGGCCGCCGTCTGCTGTACTTGCCGCCGGATGAAACCACCTACGATTCGCTGAGCGTTTCCATCTCGGACGACCGCCAACGCCTTGTCGGCAGTGAACTCAAGCAGGTCAAAACCGCTGAGAGCGAGGCTCGCCGCCGCATCAAGCGGCTCGATATTGGGCAAATCCCCTACGGCTCATCGCAGGTAGTCTTCACGCCCGACGGGCGGCGGGTCGCCTCCGTCAGTCTGGATTCGACAATTCGCCTTTGGGAAGTCGCCGACGGCAAACCGCTTCAGGTTTTCATCGGCCATGGCAACTACGTCAACAGTCTGGCGATTTCGTCCGACGGCAAACGCCTGCTGTCGGGCAGTGACGACTGGACGGTTCGCCTGTGGGATATTGAAAGCGGCCACGAAATCATCCGTTTCACCGGCCACACGGATCGAGTTCACCATGTCGCCCTTCACCCGAACGGCGCGTACGCTTTCTCATGTAGTGCGGACGGCACAGTGCGTCGTTGGGGACTGCCGCCGGTGTGA
- the mgtE gene encoding magnesium transporter produces MKPQQTDAQATTVNPTDALRALCEKSHPAVAAEALSELEAKAVWTVLRDVTPSVRTEIFSHLAPSLQVEMVGTLPRAEMARLLSDMPPDDRADLFRRLPEEYRDAVLPALAEAEREDIRRLTNYADGTAGAVMTSDYATLPPDLTVAAAIERLREVAPDKETIYYSYVVDDDRRLLGFVSLKDLILARRDATVRDIMHEDVIFARTSDDQEDAARIIQKYDLIALPIVNEDGALVGIITHDDAIDIITQEHTEDMRRFMAITGSTGTDGYLRTPFWKHVQHRVGWLVGLAALGLVSGVIIHKFEETLTQVIILALYMPMVADTGGNTGSQSATVVVRALALREITPRDAWRVFFKELQVSVFLAAVLGFLAWAKVMWLSQGAELPHGVTLAGVARVIAVALAVQVVTATLIGALLPLAAARLKFDPAVIASPALTTIVDITGLLIYFFTARWLLGV; encoded by the coding sequence GTGAAACCCCAGCAGACCGACGCCCAGGCGACGACTGTTAATCCGACGGACGCCCTGCGGGCGCTGTGCGAAAAAAGCCATCCGGCGGTTGCAGCCGAGGCGCTTTCTGAGCTCGAAGCAAAGGCGGTCTGGACGGTTCTCCGCGATGTGACGCCAAGCGTGCGTACGGAGATTTTCAGCCACCTTGCGCCCAGCCTTCAGGTGGAGATGGTCGGGACGCTGCCGCGCGCCGAGATGGCGCGGCTGCTGTCTGACATGCCGCCTGATGACCGCGCCGACCTGTTTCGGCGGTTACCGGAAGAATACCGCGACGCTGTGCTGCCGGCGCTGGCTGAAGCCGAGCGTGAGGACATTCGGCGCTTGACGAACTATGCAGACGGGACGGCGGGGGCGGTGATGACCTCCGACTACGCCACGCTGCCGCCGGATTTAACGGTCGCCGCCGCGATTGAGCGCCTGCGCGAAGTCGCTCCCGACAAGGAAACGATTTACTACTCGTATGTTGTGGACGACGACCGCCGCCTGCTTGGCTTCGTGTCGCTCAAGGACCTGATTTTGGCGCGACGCGACGCTACTGTGCGCGACATTATGCACGAAGATGTCATCTTTGCCCGGACGAGCGATGACCAGGAAGACGCCGCGCGCATCATTCAAAAGTACGATCTCATTGCGCTGCCGATTGTCAACGAAGACGGCGCACTGGTCGGCATCATCACGCACGACGACGCCATTGACATCATCACGCAGGAACACACCGAGGACATGCGGCGCTTCATGGCGATCACCGGAAGCACGGGGACGGACGGCTATTTGCGGACGCCCTTCTGGAAGCATGTTCAACATCGGGTAGGGTGGTTGGTTGGTCTGGCGGCGCTAGGGTTGGTATCGGGCGTCATTATCCACAAATTTGAGGAGACGTTGACGCAGGTCATCATTCTGGCGCTCTACATGCCGATGGTGGCGGACACCGGCGGCAACACCGGCAGTCAATCGGCGACGGTTGTCGTCCGGGCGCTGGCTCTGCGTGAAATCACACCGCGCGACGCCTGGCGCGTGTTTTTCAAAGAACTGCAAGTCAGCGTCTTTCTAGCCGCCGTACTGGGCTTTTTGGCGTGGGCGAAGGTGATGTGGCTGTCGCAGGGAGCGGAATTGCCCCACGGCGTTACCTTGGCGGGCGTTGCGCGCGTCATTGCCGTGGCGCTTGCTGTGCAGGTGGTAACGGCGACGCTCATCGGCGCGCTGTTGCCGCTGGCGGCTGCGCGCTTGAAGTTTGATCCGGCTGTGATCGCCAGCCCGGCGCTGACGACGATTGTGGACATCACCGGTTTGCTGATTTACTTCTTCACAGCGCGCTGGCTGCTTGGCGTGTAG
- a CDS encoding rod shape-determining protein yields MGLLINQGMLGEVGGFRPRTFFPIDPHRVTPPTPDPRFFETLPTVWATAYRFRQAVEQGDETARWEWLTLFVLHAMGVAYLTEPLTPAVLGREYPPALQPALETTHPQAGQFHDVQILSVGATTVGGVYPDVIFFPARARSRWRTDGYLRPYLDGDLLSWARTRDALLTDGFERDRCHRHLRCVARDALPLTFGKILDALCDAAFGPAPYGLDQTPRLSPSPASWPLVRAQAQPTELLELYPLQKPNANGGRTFFLVDRFPAPPSWMTTALGPGRPSPVSYRMLGPNALGVETRGRLETLPLGPQDEIVDLASLFLSDFTGRVDYPRDDQRLALIHPVHRLQGLADASKVSICMAPVTTRLLSYFPELLAEDGANLRAKLAFDGQSVEWTFQLCGREVPWTARYFEARDLTVASLSLWPPKVDPQWHFYAAHGLGQRERAGRWRLVDEAGRLGDLYELGAAQDEYVTLLTPPAADERTPNRPRALSWWWPVQGRDVERGVVLLARLPDAGARPLADAHLAVDFGTSNTSVAFAAAGVTDTLRFSLAPLRLWNGDGANRLGFAPFNWGGAKGYFSTTLLTRRTAGLQNVTPDTLAVEHFFAAAIPNLYADGLNRMLAAGGGVNAWDLHDSLKWDQARTSAYRALFLRLLLLFAHAELFFNRRARVMDYTFTFPLAMNKTDRDVFHQQNRRSISVVQQLCYGARNFDAAAHYRADVDESAAAAAGANLPPSPDRLDLFIDVGGGTADIAVRRGTEILVLDSLRLAGRQFFRTAEQNLSPRLKLRRAEVFRRHLGLLLAPDDLAAAEMDVADMPGLREHNLPLPTFYLLRVNELKSEVFVHREHIILKRQRDATLPEHQSYRDAYQRFCAQFFFRHLLAYGLVQAAAAAIERNLNQARLPHGVHLVLGGNAWGLLLFADFERSGAALLTEAEALLDRLKRRAGAGLSPEAKACLDDLRIHDVTLLNEGDISRAKTNVPIGALAVAGAQTVQRRTAPFAGLNLPEVMVSDGAMMHGPRPVRWFDRWSEPDLKRLFEMEPDTDIRQVTVQPPGTAQPLDPLLTLFTSRGSTDLIPQRKWATINGYLTGGRHYPALTPLALFLTGVLYADADLKLVTSLPDHPYPLIEDMARKAGLYDDQPPLPDEPEPRRSPVSYE; encoded by the coding sequence ATGGGGTTGCTCATCAACCAGGGGATGCTTGGTGAAGTCGGGGGGTTTCGTCCCCGCACGTTCTTCCCGATTGATCCGCATCGGGTTACGCCGCCGACGCCCGACCCACGCTTCTTCGAGACCCTGCCGACCGTCTGGGCGACGGCGTACCGGTTTCGGCAGGCCGTCGAGCAGGGCGACGAAACCGCTCGCTGGGAGTGGTTGACATTGTTTGTCCTGCACGCCATGGGCGTCGCCTACCTGACCGAGCCGCTGACGCCTGCCGTGCTGGGGCGCGAGTATCCGCCCGCCTTGCAGCCGGCGCTGGAAACCACCCATCCGCAGGCCGGACAATTTCACGACGTGCAAATCCTGAGCGTCGGTGCAACGACGGTGGGCGGCGTCTATCCCGACGTGATCTTTTTCCCGGCCCGAGCGCGTTCCCGCTGGCGAACCGACGGCTATCTGCGCCCTTACCTTGACGGCGACCTGCTTTCTTGGGCGCGGACGCGGGACGCACTGCTGACGGACGGCTTTGAGCGCGACCGGTGCCACCGTCATCTGCGGTGCGTAGCGCGCGATGCGCTGCCGCTGACCTTCGGAAAAATCCTTGACGCGCTGTGCGACGCAGCGTTTGGTCCTGCGCCCTACGGCCTTGACCAAACGCCCCGTCTGTCGCCGAGTCCAGCCAGCTGGCCGCTCGTTCGCGCGCAGGCGCAGCCGACGGAACTGCTGGAGTTGTACCCGCTGCAAAAACCAAACGCCAACGGCGGGCGAACCTTCTTTCTCGTGGATCGGTTTCCAGCGCCGCCGAGCTGGATGACGACGGCGCTGGGGCCGGGACGACCGTCGCCGGTGAGCTACCGGATGCTGGGGCCGAACGCCCTCGGTGTTGAGACGCGCGGGCGGCTGGAGACGCTCCCGCTGGGGCCGCAGGACGAAATTGTTGATCTGGCGAGCCTGTTTCTCAGCGACTTCACCGGACGGGTGGATTATCCCCGCGACGACCAGCGGTTGGCGCTCATTCATCCGGTGCATCGGCTGCAAGGTCTGGCCGACGCCTCAAAGGTTTCCATCTGCATGGCGCCGGTCACGACGCGGCTGTTGAGCTATTTTCCCGAACTCCTGGCGGAGGACGGGGCGAACTTACGCGCCAAGTTGGCCTTCGATGGGCAAAGCGTGGAATGGACGTTCCAACTCTGCGGACGGGAAGTTCCTTGGACGGCGCGCTACTTCGAGGCGCGCGACCTGACGGTGGCCTCGTTGTCGTTGTGGCCGCCGAAAGTGGACCCGCAGTGGCACTTTTACGCCGCGCATGGCTTGGGACAACGTGAACGCGCCGGGCGCTGGCGACTCGTGGACGAAGCCGGACGGCTGGGCGATCTCTACGAACTGGGCGCGGCGCAGGATGAATACGTCACGTTGCTGACGCCGCCCGCCGCCGATGAGCGTACGCCGAACCGGCCGCGCGCTTTGAGTTGGTGGTGGCCTGTCCAAGGACGCGACGTTGAACGCGGGGTGGTTTTACTGGCTCGCCTGCCTGACGCCGGCGCGCGGCCACTTGCCGATGCTCACCTTGCCGTAGATTTCGGGACAAGCAACACGTCGGTCGCCTTCGCCGCCGCCGGCGTCACTGATACGCTTCGGTTTTCACTGGCGCCGCTGCGCCTGTGGAACGGCGACGGCGCGAATCGCCTTGGGTTTGCCCCGTTCAACTGGGGCGGTGCAAAGGGCTATTTCTCTACCACCCTGCTGACGCGCCGCACCGCCGGTCTGCAAAATGTCACGCCGGACACGCTCGCCGTTGAGCACTTCTTCGCCGCCGCCATCCCAAACCTCTACGCCGACGGCCTCAACCGGATGCTAGCGGCCGGCGGCGGCGTGAACGCTTGGGACCTGCACGACAGCCTCAAGTGGGACCAGGCGCGCACTTCGGCGTACCGCGCGCTGTTCCTGCGCCTGCTGCTGTTGTTCGCCCACGCCGAACTGTTTTTCAATCGGCGTGCGCGTGTGATGGACTACACGTTTACTTTCCCGTTGGCGATGAATAAAACCGACCGGGATGTGTTCCATCAGCAGAACCGGCGCAGCATCAGCGTCGTGCAGCAGCTCTGTTATGGCGCGCGTAATTTTGATGCCGCCGCGCACTACCGAGCGGACGTAGACGAAAGCGCAGCAGCGGCGGCCGGCGCGAACTTACCGCCGAGCCCAGATCGGCTCGATTTATTCATTGACGTAGGCGGCGGGACGGCTGACATCGCCGTGCGGCGTGGGACGGAGATTCTTGTGCTGGACAGCCTACGATTGGCGGGACGGCAATTTTTCCGTACCGCCGAACAAAACCTGTCGCCGCGTCTGAAACTGCGCCGAGCCGAGGTGTTCCGCCGCCACCTGGGGCTGTTGCTAGCCCCGGACGACCTAGCGGCCGCCGAAATGGATGTCGCCGACATGCCGGGACTCCGCGAACACAACCTGCCGCTGCCGACCTTCTACCTGCTGCGCGTCAATGAACTCAAAAGTGAAGTGTTCGTCCACCGTGAGCACATCATCCTGAAGCGTCAGCGCGACGCGACGCTGCCGGAGCATCAGAGCTACCGCGACGCCTACCAGCGATTTTGCGCGCAGTTCTTCTTCCGGCACTTGCTCGCCTACGGGCTGGTGCAAGCGGCGGCGGCGGCGATTGAGCGCAACCTGAATCAAGCGCGGCTGCCCCACGGCGTCCATCTCGTGTTGGGCGGCAACGCCTGGGGGTTGTTGCTTTTTGCGGACTTCGAGCGTTCCGGCGCGGCGCTGCTGACCGAAGCCGAGGCGCTGCTAGACCGACTCAAACGGCGGGCGGGGGCTGGACTGTCGCCTGAAGCGAAAGCCTGTCTGGACGACCTGCGTATTCACGACGTGACGTTGCTCAATGAAGGCGACATCAGCCGCGCTAAAACTAACGTGCCGATTGGGGCGCTGGCGGTGGCGGGAGCGCAAACCGTCCAGCGGCGCACCGCGCCGTTTGCCGGCTTGAATCTGCCGGAAGTGATGGTCAGCGACGGCGCGATGATGCATGGCCCGCGTCCAGTACGGTGGTTTGACCGCTGGAGCGAGCCCGACCTCAAGCGCTTGTTCGAGATGGAGCCGGATACTGATATTCGGCAGGTTACAGTCCAGCCGCCGGGGACGGCGCAGCCGCTTGACCCATTGCTAACGCTGTTTACGTCGCGCGGTTCAACCGACCTCATCCCGCAGCGCAAGTGGGCGACCATCAATGGGTATTTGACGGGCGGCCGGCACTATCCGGCGCTGACACCGCTGGCGCTATTTCTCACAGGCGTTCTCTATGCCGACGCCGACCTTAAGCTGGTGACGAGTTTGCCGGATCATCCGTATCCGCTGATTGAGGACATGGCACGCAAGGCTGGTTTGTATGACGACCAGCCGCCGCTCCCTGACGAACCCGAACCGCGTCGGTCGCCGGTGAGCTACGAGTAG
- a CDS encoding tetratricopeptide repeat protein, whose protein sequence is MFTVTKFANRPSAMAWSAMGLAVLVYANTLANGFTYDDTPIIVNNPAIRSLTDAPRLFLSGYWDHRQAGLSNYRPLFAVTLAVDYAVWGLRPAGYHLTNILLHACNVGWLFYLLRAYRVAPTISALAALIFAVHPVHTEAVANVVGRAELLGMFFGGLMWWSWIRARRSPRRAEWWRAGAAAAYLAATLAKENMVVLPAGLWLAEALRMRRRLWRSGWSLWRRVTQPYFWLVLPWLPYAWLRLASGQGFRPVGALSGNPLYAQTFWERLVTMSSVSLEWYRLVFFGFPLKPWYDAHNLVLTPTWSWRTVVGALLTIGLAAGAAAAVRRRPLLTFVVGFWFTTLALVSNVFVPIWTAIGERWLYVPSAAYAIALGWALVKLGAAAKPTAAVHRRTAVSVGLGIVLTASYAYGAARRNLDWRNDITLFSRFLETDPQHPLPYVLLANACQTTDPERARRYYEQALAREPNFFLALLGSAQLDLRQGREAEAHATLARIIAAKPPEVTPTDADWALAHALYARTLALRQDAAGATAQIAEARRYGPQDGPTLTSCAIAYVTLGRLSEAETLLQEALALGVDTAVVRFNLGAVRLKRGDRVGAQACFESALRLDPNFAPAHAALEVVRRSSPDTAP, encoded by the coding sequence ATGTTCACCGTGACAAAGTTCGCCAACCGCCCGTCCGCTATGGCTTGGTCGGCTATGGGGCTGGCGGTACTAGTGTACGCCAATACGCTGGCGAACGGCTTCACCTACGACGATACACCGATCATCGTCAACAACCCCGCCATCCGGTCGCTGACTGACGCGCCGCGCCTGTTCCTCAGCGGGTACTGGGACCACCGGCAGGCCGGCTTGAGCAACTACCGTCCGCTGTTCGCCGTAACGCTGGCGGTGGACTACGCCGTGTGGGGGCTGCGGCCGGCAGGCTACCACCTGACCAACATCCTGCTCCATGCCTGTAACGTCGGCTGGTTGTTTTACCTGTTGCGGGCGTACCGGGTCGCACCGACGATCAGCGCCCTAGCGGCGCTGATTTTCGCTGTCCACCCCGTCCACACGGAAGCCGTCGCCAACGTCGTTGGACGCGCCGAGTTGCTTGGTATGTTTTTCGGCGGGCTGATGTGGTGGAGTTGGATTCGCGCGCGACGTTCACCGCGGAGAGCCGAATGGTGGCGCGCGGGCGCGGCGGCGGCGTACCTTGCGGCAACGCTGGCAAAGGAAAATATGGTCGTGTTGCCGGCGGGACTGTGGTTGGCGGAAGCTCTACGGATGCGGCGGCGTCTCTGGCGTAGTGGATGGTCGCTTTGGCGGCGTGTGACGCAACCGTACTTTTGGTTGGTTCTCCCGTGGCTGCCGTATGCTTGGTTGCGGCTGGCGAGTGGGCAGGGGTTTCGTCCGGTGGGGGCGTTGTCCGGCAACCCGCTGTACGCGCAGACGTTTTGGGAACGACTGGTGACAATGTCGAGCGTTTCGCTCGAATGGTATCGGCTGGTCTTTTTCGGCTTTCCGCTTAAGCCATGGTACGACGCGCACAACCTTGTCCTGACCCCGACTTGGAGTTGGCGAACCGTCGTCGGCGCGCTTTTGACAATCGGGCTGGCGGCGGGCGCGGCGGCGGCCGTCCGACGGCGTCCGCTGCTGACCTTCGTCGTGGGCTTTTGGTTCACAACGCTGGCGCTGGTCAGCAACGTCTTCGTTCCCATCTGGACAGCTATTGGCGAGCGGTGGCTTTATGTGCCGTCGGCGGCGTACGCGATTGCGCTTGGGTGGGCGCTGGTCAAGCTGGGCGCGGCGGCGAAGCCGACCGCCGCCGTTCACCGGCGGACGGCGGTGAGCGTCGGATTGGGCATCGTACTGACGGCGAGTTACGCCTACGGCGCGGCGCGGCGCAATCTCGACTGGCGGAACGACATCACGCTGTTTTCGCGCTTTTTGGAGACTGACCCGCAGCACCCGCTGCCCTACGTCCTGCTGGCCAACGCCTGTCAAACGACCGACCCGGAGCGGGCGCGGCGCTACTACGAACAGGCGTTGGCGCGGGAGCCGAATTTTTTCCTAGCGTTGCTGGGTTCGGCGCAGCTTGACTTGCGTCAGGGACGTGAGGCGGAAGCGCATGCGACTTTGGCGCGGATCATCGCCGCCAAACCGCCGGAAGTCACGCCGACGGACGCCGACTGGGCGCTGGCGCATGCGCTCTACGCGCGGACGCTGGCGTTGCGTCAGGACGCCGCCGGCGCGACGGCGCAAATTGCGGAAGCGCGTCGCTACGGGCCGCAGGACGGGCCGACGCTGACGAGTTGCGCCATCGCCTACGTGACGCTTGGACGCCTGAGTGAGGCGGAGACACTACTGCAGGAAGCGTTGGCGCTTGGCGTGGACACCGCCGTGGTTCGGTTCAATCTTGGCGCCGTCCGGCTCAAACGGGGCGATCGGGTCGGAGCGCAGGCATGCTTTGAGTCGGCGTTGCGTCTAGACCCAAACTTTGCTCCGGCGCACGCCGCGCTGGAAGTTGTTCGCCGGTCGTCCCCGGACACCGCGCCATGA